DNA from Microbacterium sp. SORGH_AS_0969:
CCGCTCCTGGACAGCGTGGCCGCACTTTCGTGGCTGCCGCGGTCGTACTTCGTCGCCGCGGTCGCCGCCGTCGTGGGCGTCGCGCTGCTGGTGTCGGGTGCGGGGTTCCGCCTCCCCACGGCGGGTGACGCCCTGGTGATCGCGGCCGCGGTGGTGCGCGCGTTCCACGTCACCGCGAGCGCGCGGCTGACGCGCGGTCGCGACGACAGCACCCTGGCGGTGGTGTGCGTGCAACTCGTCGTGTGCGCGCTGGCGTCGTCGGCGGTGGCCGGCGTCGACCTTCCCCTCGCGGTCGGTCGGCTCACGGCATCCGGATGGTTCGACGTGCTGTTCCTCGGCCTCATGTGCTCGGTCTTCGCGTTCGTCGTGCAGTTGTGGGCCGTGCGGCGGACGTCGGCGACCCGCGCCAGCATCCTCATGGGCACCGAGCCCGTGTGGGCGCTCGCCGTGGGGGTGGTGATCGGCGGCGAGGCCCTCGGTCTGCCCGGTTTCGCCGGCGGAGCGCTCATCATCGCGGCGTCGTACGCGGGTCAGACGATGGAGCGGCGGCACCGCGCCGCGACCGCTCCCGCTCCGGTCGAGATGGTCGCCGAGACTGCACGCAGCTGACATCTCCACTGCACGCTGCAGGGGAGATGTCAGCTCGACGCAGTCTCGGCGGCGCACGGCGGCAACCCGGGCGCCTCCAGACCCGCCGCGGCCGCCGCGCCCCCGCCGTAGGCTGGACGTATGCACGGCGAGTACAAGGTCCCCGGGGGAAAGCTGGTCGTCGTCGACCTCGAGGAGCGCGAGGGGCGGATCCACGGCTTCCACCTCGCGGGTGACTTCTTCCTCGAACCCGACGACGCCCTCGACGACATCGACGCCGCCGTCAACGGTCTGCCGATCGAGTCCGACGTCCCCACGATCGCCGCGGCGATCCGCGCGGCGCTCCCCGAGGGCGCGCAGCTGCTCGGCTTCACGCCCGAGTCGGTCGCGACCGCGATCCGCCGCGCGCTGGTGACCGCCCCCGGTTGGGCCGATTTCGAGTGGGAGGTCGTGCACGACGGCCCCGTCTCCTCGCGCATGAACCTCGCCCTCGACGAGGTGCTCACCACCCGGGTCGGCGCGGGGCTGCGCAAGCCCACGCTGCGCCTGTGGGAGTGGAACGAGAACGCCGTCGTCATCGGCTCCTTCCAGTCGCTGCGCAACGAGGTCGATCCCGAGGGCGCCGAGAAGCACGGCTTCGACGTGGTGCGCCGCATCTCGGGCGGTGGGGCGATGCTCATGGCCGCGAACTCGATCGTGACGTACTCGCTGTACGTCCCGGCATCCCTCGTCGCCGGCATGACCTTCGCCGACTCGTACGCCTTCCTCGACGACTGGGTGCTCCAGGCGTTGCGCTCTCTCGGCATCGATGCGGTGTACCAGCCGCTCAACGACATCGCCGGGCCCCACGGCAAGATCGGCGGCGCCGCGCAGAAGCGCCTCGCCAACGGCGGGGTGCTGCACCACGCGACCCTCAGCTACGACATGGACGGTCAGGTGCTCACCGAGGTCCTCCGCATCGGCCGCGAGAAGCTCAGCGACAAGGGCACCGTCTCGGCCGCCAAGCGCGTCGACCCGCTGCGCAGCCAGACCGGCCTCCCGCGCGACCAGGTCATCGACCGCTTCATTCAGACGTTCACGACCCTGTACGGCGCGACCGAGGGGCACATCACCGACGAGGAGTACGCCGAGGCCGAGGCCCTGGTCGAGACGAAGTTCGCCACCGACGCGTGGCTGCAGCGCGTCCCGTGAGTACCGAGGTCCTGCCCGACGCCCCCGAACCCGGCCGCGTCGAGATCCATCACGCCGACAACCTCACCGTCACCCCGGCCTACGCCGACGGTTCGTTCGCGCTCGTCTACCTCGATCCGCCGTTCAACACGGGGCGGACCCGCTCGAAGGCGGTCGAGTCGGCGACGTGGACGCCCGCTGCTGATGAGGCGGAGGGCGCCTCGACCCCGGATGCCGAGGAGCCCGAGGCCGTGGCATCCGATCCCAACATGCTCGACTTTCCCGAGGAGGAGCCGTCTCCCGCCCCCGTCGTGCAGCGCGGCTTCCACGGCCGCGAGTACGCGCGCCTGCGCGGTGACCTGCGCACCTACGACGACCGCTTCGACGACTACTGGGGCTTCCTCGAGCCGCGGCTCATCGAGGCGTGGCGCCTGCTCGCCGACGACGGAACTCTCTACCTGCACCTCGATTACCGCGAGGTGCACTACGCCAAGGTCATGTGCGACGCGCTGTTCGGGCGCGACCACTTCATCAACGAGCTGATCTGGGCCTACGACTACGGCGCGAAGACCAAGCGCCGCTGGCCCACGAAGCACGAGACGATCCTCGTGTACGTGAAGGATCCGGCGAAGTACTTCTTCGATTCGGATGCCGTGGACCGAGAGCCGTACATGGCCCCGGGCCTCGTGACGGCCGAGAAGGCCGCGCGCGGCAAGATGCCCACCGACGTGTGGTGGCACACGATCGTCCCGACCACGGGACGCGAGAAGACCGGCTACCCGACCCAGAAGCCCGAGGGCGTGCTGCGCCGCATGGTGCAGGCTTCGAGCCGCCCCGGCGACCGCGTGCTCGACATGTTCGCCGGCAGCGGCACGCTGGGCGCCGTCGCCGCGCCGCTCGGCCGGCACTCCGTGCTGATCGATGACAACGCCGACGCCGTGGCCGTGATGCACAAGCGTCTGGAGCCGTTCGCGGACTGAGCGGACGGGCCGGTACTGCTCGCCCGGGGGTGTG
Protein-coding regions in this window:
- a CDS encoding DMT family transporter, producing MTRRPPEIVVDVLLIAVAAVWGASFLAAKELTDEVGVAPAVALRFLVAATALGVICLVRRERMPRGRGLAIAALLGCSQAAVIGLETWGVHLTSATNAGLLISLALIFTPLLDSVAALSWLPRSYFVAAVAAVVGVALLVSGAGFRLPTAGDALVIAAAVVRAFHVTASARLTRGRDDSTLAVVCVQLVVCALASSAVAGVDLPLAVGRLTASGWFDVLFLGLMCSVFAFVVQLWAVRRTSATRASILMGTEPVWALAVGVVIGGEALGLPGFAGGALIIAASYAGQTMERRHRAATAPAPVEMVAETARS
- a CDS encoding biotin/lipoate A/B protein ligase family protein is translated as MHGEYKVPGGKLVVVDLEEREGRIHGFHLAGDFFLEPDDALDDIDAAVNGLPIESDVPTIAAAIRAALPEGAQLLGFTPESVATAIRRALVTAPGWADFEWEVVHDGPVSSRMNLALDEVLTTRVGAGLRKPTLRLWEWNENAVVIGSFQSLRNEVDPEGAEKHGFDVVRRISGGGAMLMAANSIVTYSLYVPASLVAGMTFADSYAFLDDWVLQALRSLGIDAVYQPLNDIAGPHGKIGGAAQKRLANGGVLHHATLSYDMDGQVLTEVLRIGREKLSDKGTVSAAKRVDPLRSQTGLPRDQVIDRFIQTFTTLYGATEGHITDEEYAEAEALVETKFATDAWLQRVP
- a CDS encoding site-specific DNA-methyltransferase, with translation MSTEVLPDAPEPGRVEIHHADNLTVTPAYADGSFALVYLDPPFNTGRTRSKAVESATWTPAADEAEGASTPDAEEPEAVASDPNMLDFPEEEPSPAPVVQRGFHGREYARLRGDLRTYDDRFDDYWGFLEPRLIEAWRLLADDGTLYLHLDYREVHYAKVMCDALFGRDHFINELIWAYDYGAKTKRRWPTKHETILVYVKDPAKYFFDSDAVDREPYMAPGLVTAEKAARGKMPTDVWWHTIVPTTGREKTGYPTQKPEGVLRRMVQASSRPGDRVLDMFAGSGTLGAVAAPLGRHSVLIDDNADAVAVMHKRLEPFAD